A genomic stretch from Lathyrus oleraceus cultivar Zhongwan6 chromosome 2, CAAS_Psat_ZW6_1.0, whole genome shotgun sequence includes:
- the LOC127120956 gene encoding mannan endo-1,4-beta-mannosidase 6 → MEALNGFRLCVISFLIFLTTLTQTLSSTAFHDSEYEDWESYVNIPNTILTYGSEMEEAEWQMVQKKGNQFVVNGQPFYVNGFNTYWMMVFAADESTRGKVTDVFKHASSVGMSVCRTWAFNDGQWRALQKSPSIYDEEVFKALDFVVSEAKKYRIRLILSMVNNWESYGGKAQYVKWGNAAGLNLTSDDDFFSHPTLIGYYKDHVKTVLNRVNTFTNITYKEDPTIFAWELMNEPRCTSDSSGDKLQEWIKEMAFYVKSVDPKHLVEIGLEGFYGPSTPQRFQFNPNSFAQQVGTDFIRNHQVLGVDFASVHIYPDSWISQSVGDSHIPFVKSWMESHIDDAEKYLGMPVVFGEFGVSAKDPGYNSTYRDTLINTVYKTILNSTKKGGSGAGSLLWQFFPEGTDYMDDGYAIVLSKAPSTSSMISLQSTRLALFNSLCSERCHWSCNKKKVLQKVLYQEDEL, encoded by the exons ATGGAAGCACTCAACGGATTTCGATTATGTGTTATTTCCTTTCTCATTTTTCTCACTACTCTTACTCAAACCTTAAGCTCAACTGCATTTCATGACAGTGAATATGAAGATTGGGAAAGCTATGTTAATATACCAAACACCATCTTAACTTATGG GAGTGAAATGGAGGAAGCGGAATGGCAGATGGTGCAAAAGAAAGGAAACCAGTTTGTAGTGAACGGGCAACCTTTTTACGTAAACGGATTCAACACTTACTGGATGATGGTATTTGCCGCGGATGAGTCTACAAGAGGAAAGGTCACTGATGTGTTCAAACATGCATCCTCAGTTGGTATGTCAGTTTGTAGGACTTGGGCCTTCAATGATGGGCAGTGGAGAGCCCTTCAGAAATCTCCATCAATTTATGATGAAGAGGTGTTCAAGGCTCTGGATTTTGTAGTGAGTGAAGCAAAGAAATACAGAATCAGGCTCATATTATCAATGGTTAACAATTGGGAGTCATATGGTGGAAAAGCACAATATGTCAAGTGGGGTAATGCTGCTGGCCTTAACTTGACCTCTGATGATGACTTTTTTTCACATCCAACTCTCATAGGCTACTACAAAGACCATGTTAAG ACGGTGCTCAATAGAGTTAACACATTCACAAATATCACTTATAAGGAAGATCCAACAATTTTTGCTTGGGAGTTAATGAATGAACCTCGATGCACCTCTGATTCCTCGGGCGATAAGTTACAG GAATGGATAAAAGAGATGGCATTCTATGTGAAGAGTGTTGATCCAAAACATCTAGTAGAGATTGGCCTAGAAGGATTCTATGGCCCCTCAACACCTCAGAGATTTCAGTTCAACCCAAATTCATTTGCTCAACAGGTTGGAACTGATTTTATCAGAAACCACCAAGTTCTAGGTGTGGACTTTGCTTCTGTTCACATATATCCAGACTCTTG GATTTCACAATCAGTTGGGGATAGCCATATCCCATTTGTGAAGTCATGGATGGAATCTCACATAGACGATGCTGAAAAGTATCTTGGAATGCCAGTTGTTTTTGGTGAGTTTGGTGTATCTGCAAAAGATCCAGGGTATAATTCAACATATAGAGATACACTTATAAATACAGTTTACAAGACAATTCTAAACTCAACAAAGAAAGGAGGTAGTGGTGCTGGAAGCCTTTTGTGGCAGTTCTTTCCAGAGGGAACGGATTACATGGACGACGGTTACGCAATTGTTCTCTCAAAAGCTCCTTCAACTTCAAGCATGATATCTCTTCAATCCACCAGGCTTGCTCTATTCAACTCCCTATGCTCTGAGAGATGTCATTGGAGTTGTAACAAGAAAAAAGTGTTGCAAAAAGTACTCTATCAGGAGGATGAGCTTTAA